The nucleotide sequence GAAATCATGTCGGCCATTTCTTCGACGACGTTGACGTTCGGGTAATAGACATAACCCTTGGCGTCGGCAGCCGGATGGTTCGGCTCGTAGCGCGCCTCGAGGTTGCTCTGGTCTTCGACCACGCCCATTACCTGCACGCCCTGCCCGGCCGCATCCTGCTCCTGGAACAGCGAGCCGCTGCCATTCGACTGGCCGCCCTGGAACATGGTGGCGAAGACCGGGTGACGGGCACGGTAGGTCTGGTCGATGCTCGACGAAACGGTCTCGGCGTTGGCAATGTTACTGGCGACAGTGTTAAGGCGAGTGGTCTGGGCACTCATGGCACTGCCGGCGATGTTGAATACGCTCGCAATCGACATGGCTTACTCTCCGCGCAGGGCCGAGATCAGCCCTTTGAATTTGCTGTTGAGCAGGGTGAAGCTGGCCTGGAAGTTCACGGAGTTCTCCGCGTAGTTGGACTGTTCCAGTTGAGCGTCCACGGTGTTCTGGTCGATCGAAGGTTGCATCGGCGTGCGATACATCAGCGACTCGTCGCCGTTGCCCAGGCCTTCGGCCTCGATATGACGGCTGTTGGTCATGTTCAGGGCGAAGGAGCCGTTCTTGGTCTTCTCGTTCTGCTCGGCGAGCACTTTGGAAAAGTCCAGGTCCCGAGCCTTGTAGTTCGGGGTATCGGCGTTGGCGATGTTGTTGGCCAGGACTTCGGCACGCTGGGCGCGGAAGCTCAGGGCCTGTTCGTGGATACCGAGCGCTTTATCGAAGCTGATGCTCATGTCGGAAACCTTTGGGTGACCAGAATGTACGTGCGATGGATATAGCAAGCGTCGTGCCACTTTCCAAAAGCCCATAAACCGGGGCTTTGCGGGCATCGGCAAGGCGGCAATGCCAGAAAAGCGGCAACCGTTTTCCGCCGGCTGCCGCTTTTCTGCCGCTCTCAAGGTCAACGAAGGGCAATTGTGGGAGCGAGCCCTGCTCGCGATAGCGGCCCAACAGGCGGCATCTATATTGACTGACACACCGCTATCGCGAGCAGGCTCGCTTGTATGGTAGGACTTGAAGGGAGGAGGAGGGACAAGGTTCGCTTCTGACTGTTCGCAGCAGTACAGACCGTGGGAGATTTTACCCCTCCTCCTTTCACCCAAGCGCCGATAAAGAATGCATCTGGCCTAGACCGACGATAGGAACAAGCCTGCGCCTCTGGGTGAACCCTTCAAGTGTTCAAACCTTAGCCCGGAGAGTTTTCAATGGCAATGCCGATTCCCCTCGTCAAGCCGATTGTGGGTGTGGATGTCGCCAAGGATGAGTTGGTGATGTATCACGCCGAAACCGATCAGCTTGAGATAGTCCCCAATAACAAAACTGCGATTAAGAAGTGGCTCAAGGCCTTGTCCATGCAGGTGGATATTGCCATCGAAGCCACCAATATCTATCACCTGGAGTTCGCCGATCTGGCTCACAAGGCCGGCTGCGTGATCTACATGGTCGGTGGCTATGAGCTCAGTCACTACCGCAAAGGCGTGAACGTGCGCGCCAAAACCGATGCACTGGATGCTCGCCTGTTGGCCCGTTACCTGAAGAACGAAGGCCAGGAACTGCATCCCTGGAACCCGCCATCGCCCTTGTATCGCCGGCTCGTAAGCCTTTTCCGACGCCGTGCGGCTGTGGTCCAGGCCCGTGTCAGCCTGAGCCAAAGCTGGGCGAACGAGCCGTTACTCAAAGCCGCGTTCAAACGCCAGATAGGCGCGATGCAACGGCTGGAAACCCTGGTCGAAAAAAAGATCCAGGATGAGCTGAAGGACGCAGGCTTGCTGGGTCAGCTCAAGCGCTGCATGAAAGTTGAAGGCATTGGCCTGTTGACCGGCGCCCGGTTGCTCACCTCGTTTCAGCGGGGGGATTTCAAAAATGCCGATGCCTTCATCGCTTTTCTGGGGCTGGACCTGCGCATATCGCAATCAGGGCGAAAACAGGGTCGCCGCTGCTTGACCAAACGAGGTGATCCAGAAGCTCGCCGACTGCTGCACAACGCAGCGATGTCGGCAAGGCGCACGGAGCGATGGAAGGGGTTCTATGAGGCGTTGCTGGCACGGGGACTAAGTACAACTCAGGCCATGGTGGCGCTGTCGCGCAAGCTTGCCCGCGTAGTATTCGCTCTGCTGCAGAATCAGAGCGAATACCAGCCAGAAAGGCATTTGAAGGCTAGTCATGCACCATAGAATCTCCCACAAGGGTTGTCGATACCAGGGAAGTAAGCAGCGCCCATAAAAAACGGGAGCCCTTCAGGGGCTCCCGTTTTTTGACGGCCCGGACGAATCACTTCGCCTGGTAGATGATCCCCGGGCTGCATTGGATCATCTGGTAATGATCCGGCAAGCCGTTCAGCGCTTCGGACGCACCGAGGAACAGGTAGCCGCCCGGCTTCAGGGTGCCGTGGATACGCAGCAGGATGTCCTTCTTCACTTCGGCGGAGAAGTAGATCAGTACGTTGCGGCAGAACACGATGTCGAACTTGCCCAGGCTGGCATAGCTGTCCAGCAGGTTGAACGAGCGGAATTCCACCCGGCTCTTGATCGGCGCCTTGACCATCCAGCGTCCCGGCCCTTTCGGATCGAAGTAGCGTTGCAGGCGATCAGGCGACAGGCCGCGGCCGATGGCCAGGCTGTCGTACTCACCGGTCTTGCAATTGTTGAGCATGGTCCCGGACAGGTCGGTGGCAACGATCTGCACGCCGCCCTTCAACTGGCCGATATTGGTCCGCTCGAACTCGTCGATGGACATCGACAGCGAATACGGTTCCTGGCCCGACGAACAGGCTGCCGACCAGATCCGCAGGCGCTGGCCCGGGCTGGCCTTGATGGCCGCCGGCAGCACTTTGTTCTTCAACACTTCGAACGGATAGGTATCGCGAAACCACAGGGTTTCGTTGGTGGTCATGGCATCTACCACCATCTCGCGCAAACCACTGCGCGGCTGGGTCTGGATACGCTGTACCAGCTCGCCCAACGACTTGAGGCCCTGCTGCTCCATCAATTTGTTGAGACGGCTCGACACCAGGTATTGCTTGTTTTCACCAAGCAATATGCCACAGGCTTTTTCCAGGAAGACCCGGAACTGTTCGAAATCCAAATTACCCGTAGACAAGTTACCGCCTCTTTCCATTGTATTGATTTGCCGGGCGCACAACGCGCCCGACCTTTATCCCGCTGCCTTGATCC is from Pseudomonas sp. B21-056 and encodes:
- the flgC gene encoding flagellar basal body rod protein FlgC translates to MSIASVFNIAGSAMSAQTTRLNTVASNIANAETVSSSIDQTYRARHPVFATMFQGGQSNGSGSLFQEQDAAGQGVQVMGVVEDQSNLEARYEPNHPAADAKGYVYYPNVNVVEEMADMISASRSFQTNAEMMNTAKTMMQKVLTLGQ
- the flgB gene encoding flagellar basal body rod protein FlgB, coding for MSISFDKALGIHEQALSFRAQRAEVLANNIANADTPNYKARDLDFSKVLAEQNEKTKNGSFALNMTNSRHIEAEGLGNGDESLMYRTPMQPSIDQNTVDAQLEQSNYAENSVNFQASFTLLNSKFKGLISALRGE
- a CDS encoding IS110 family transposase codes for the protein MAMPIPLVKPIVGVDVAKDELVMYHAETDQLEIVPNNKTAIKKWLKALSMQVDIAIEATNIYHLEFADLAHKAGCVIYMVGGYELSHYRKGVNVRAKTDALDARLLARYLKNEGQELHPWNPPSPLYRRLVSLFRRRAAVVQARVSLSQSWANEPLLKAAFKRQIGAMQRLETLVEKKIQDELKDAGLLGQLKRCMKVEGIGLLTGARLLTSFQRGDFKNADAFIAFLGLDLRISQSGRKQGRRCLTKRGDPEARRLLHNAAMSARRTERWKGFYEALLARGLSTTQAMVALSRKLARVVFALLQNQSEYQPERHLKASHAP
- the cheR gene encoding protein-glutamate O-methyltransferase CheR, which translates into the protein MSTGNLDFEQFRVFLEKACGILLGENKQYLVSSRLNKLMEQQGLKSLGELVQRIQTQPRSGLREMVVDAMTTNETLWFRDTYPFEVLKNKVLPAAIKASPGQRLRIWSAACSSGQEPYSLSMSIDEFERTNIGQLKGGVQIVATDLSGTMLNNCKTGEYDSLAIGRGLSPDRLQRYFDPKGPGRWMVKAPIKSRVEFRSFNLLDSYASLGKFDIVFCRNVLIYFSAEVKKDILLRIHGTLKPGGYLFLGASEALNGLPDHYQMIQCSPGIIYQAK